The genomic region GCATATCAACTAACCCCAAAAATAAACGTACCCGCTGCTCTTCGCTTATTAAATTGGGAACAGGAGAGCATATTCTTATTGATACGAGCCCAGACTTACGTTTTCAATCCTTGCGAGAGTCCATCCCTAAAGTTGATGCAGTCCTTTATACCCATACCCATGCTGATCATCTTCATGGCATTGATGATTTAAGGGCTTTTTGTCAAATACACAAAATGCAAATACCTATTTACGGAAAGAAAGATGCGCTTGATCATATTGCTTTAAAATTTGGCTATGCTTTGGGAGAGCCTAAGGGTTTTTGGGAAATGCCGGTTTTAAAAGCTATGCCTATCCAATCGCCATTTCATCTCTTTAGTGAGATTGTTACCCCCATACCCGTCATGCATGGAAAAGCAGAAATTTATGGTTATCGCATCGGAAACTTTGCTTATTTGACTGATGTATCTCATATCCCTGAAGATTCATTGAAACTTTTAGAGGGGCTAGATATCCTATTATTAGACTGTTTGCGCTTAAAGGAACATCACACACACATCAATCTTGAACAAAGCTTGATGTTTGCAAATCAAATAAAAGCAAAGAAAACATACTTGATTCATATGACACATGATTTAGAATATGAGTCACTAAAAAAAGAATTACCTGATCATATCGATGTGGGGTACGACGGGCTTAAAATCACCATTAATTAAAGGTCAATATGTCAAAATTATTTAAAAAATTATTATTTATATTCATAGCTTTAGGATTATCTTTTCAAGTATTAGCTGAAGGAAAGAAACTCTATACTGAAAATGAATTTCTCGATGCATTTGGAGCTAAATCTAAAGAAAAAGTATTGCAAATTCTAGGTGAGCCAGCCAGAAAAGAGATGTCTGTTAAACCTACAAATGCTAGCTCTGTGATTGGAAGACCTACAGAGAATCGAGTAGGCGCTAGCAAGCGTGTCAATATTGAGATGTGGTATTACAACAATCTTGTGAAATCTGACGATAAAAATGTCTGGAAACAAACCGAGCTTACGATTATGGATGGTAAAGTAAATAACATTGGCTTCTTTAATATTCGTTAATAGTTATGCGTGGCTCCGAGGATAAAGAGCTCCTTAACCAAGCAATTGTTTTCGCAATCAACGATTCATGGGATGCCTCCCACCAAATTGTTCAGGACCTTCACTCCTCAAAAGCTTACTGGATTCATGCAGTACTTCATAAGATTGAGGGCGATGAATTTAATAGTCGTTATTGGTATGAAAGGGCACAACAATCTTACGATGCTTATAATGACCCAAAGCAAGAACTCACCTTCATACAAAACAACTTATAGGAAGGCTTTATGGACAATCAAGACGCTGTTGACGTTACCTGCACAGATAATGGTAAGAAGGTCACTGGATATATCCTAAATTACAGAGCAAAGGACCAATTAGAAATTTCCTTAAATACAGTTAAGATTCGAATGCAATATAAATCAGGTATTTTTGTAGGCTCTATGGCAGGAATGGAATTTGTGGTGCAAGAAGAGGCTTTACCAAGGCAATTTAAAGACTTTCATCGTTAAAAGAAAAAAATCTCCTTATTTGGACTGGTTAGGTTAAGCTTGTATCCTGTTTAAGCCTTGTATCCTGTTTAAGCAATCTTTATCTTAAAAATAGTTAACAAGGACTCTCTGTGAAAAATGCCTCATATCTCTTCTTCTTATATCTTCTTCTTATATCTTCTTCTATTATTGCAGGGGAGAGGTATGACCACTCCGGGATATATTTAGGCTTAGGCGCTGAGAAGTCATGGATTCATAATCAGATAAGAACAGTAAGCCCTAATGGTGGATCACAGGGCACGCTTGGTGGAGGCACCCTTACTTTTACTTGTGGTCATTATGCGATCGGTTGCGGAGGCGGAGAATCAATTAATCTTAATGATGCTTCTATTGCGCCATTTTTTGGCATACAAAAACAATTTTCTAATAATATCGTTCTTGGTATTGAGGCTAAATATGACTCTTTATCTGCAAGTCAACAAAAAATTCCCCCTTCTTCATTTAATAATGATATAGCCTCTGTAAAAATTAAAAATATTGCAACAATCGCTGCGAAATTTGGCTATGCTTTTCAGGCAACAAATCCTATATTAGATAATGTCTTGATATATGGAAGACTTGGTTATGCATCCGGTAGGTCAGAGACCGACTTATCCGACCAAGAGGGCGATCATCAAATGCAAGGAAATAAAATAACACAGCATGGTGTTGCCTATGGTTTTGGGGTAGAGAAGCCCTTAGGTTTTGTTTATAAGTCACTTGAAAATACATTAATCGGCATTGAGTATGCCCGTATCAATCTAAACTCAAAAACTAATAGTGCTATTGATAATTATTTTGAGGGTCCTATCGATGGGCAGGGTGTAGCATCTAAATCTGATATTGATTCATTAACCTTTAAGCTTCAGTATAAATTTAAAGGTTTGTAATTCGATTCGGTTTTATCACTTCGCATAATGTATATTATGTAAAATAGAATATACAGTCTTACTTAAAGAGTCTTAAAAAGCGTTTTTAAGTCCTCTGCTCCAATATCGTTAGCAATCTTATTTGCTTCATCTAACTTAGACTTACTAAGATCCATATTTGATTTCTTTTTGTAATAATTACTTTGGGTGAACAATACTTTAGCAAGATAATACATTCCCCCGTTCTCTCGAGAAAACTTCTCAAATTTTAAAAGTGTTCTTTCAGCTGAGGCTTGATCATTAGCCTCTGAATAATACAAAGCGAGATTGATACCAGACTCTACATATTCTCCTAACAAACCCGTACGATCGAAAGCCATATTAGCCTTTAATTCGTACTCAACAGCTTTTGTGTAATTTTTAAGTAACGCATATGAAAAGGCAGTTCGATCTAAATTAGAGGCACGTTCTTCATCATTGGCAGCAAATGCGTAAGCCTCAAGGAATGTATTTACTGCTTCATCATATTTACTAAGGAGCAATAAAGTCTCAGCAATTTCAACTAAATAAAGGCGCTTAAAGGTTTTATTAGCTTTAATGAATGAATAAGAATTATTAAAATGTATAAGAGCATCATCTAATCTTTTAGCTTCTTTTAATGCCATGCCTACAAGTAAATCAGCCATAAAATGATCAGTATCACTTTTGGATAACTTACCCGCTAACTTAAAGTTTTTTATAGCTTCATCGAAATTTTTAAGCCTTAAATTAACTTGTCCGTGACAAAAGGTCGACTTAAATTCACCTTTTTTTGTTTTTAAAGCTTCTTCATATTGGTTATCACTTAATAACTCATCGCAAGTTTTGATCGCCTCTTTAGAATAAATATTTGTTGAAATAAATAGACTAAGTAGCATCAATAAAAATTGTGTTGTAAATTTCATAGTTTTTAAATTATAAGTTTTAAAAGTTCTTGTTGCGAAATAATTTTAAGACCAAGCTCTTGTGCTGTGGTTAATTTACTACCAGCATCTGATCCAGCAACAACATAATCAGTCTTCTTAGAAACGCTTCCTACAACCTTTCCACCGTTCATTTCAATGATAGATTTTGCTTCTTCACGCGACATGGAAGGCAGGGTGCCAGTTAGTACAAAAGTTTTGGTTGCAAAAATTCCTGAAGAAGATTTTTTAATATCGTACTTGGGCCAATGAACGCCTAATCCTATCAAGGAATTAATAACTTCCCTGCTCTTGGTTTGTCTAAAAAAATCACTGATTGATTTTGCAACTGTAGGGCCAATATCTGGAACAATCTGTAAACTTTCCTCCGTTTGTTTCATAATTTCATCCAGATCACCATAAAAGCCAGCAAGATCTTTAGCTGTAGACTCGCCTACATTACGGATACCAAGCGCATAGATAAATCGAGGTAGTGATGTTGATTTGCTTTTTTCAATAGCGTCTAATAAGTTTCGGCTCGACTTTTCTGCCATACGATCAAGGTTAATTAATTGTTCAAGTTTTAACTTAAAAATATCAGGTAGCTCATGAATCAAACCTACAGTAACTAATTGCTCAACAGATTTATCTCCCAGTCCTTCTATATCCATAGCTTTTCGAGATGCAAAATGAATAATAGATTGTTTTTGTTGTGCAGGACAGACTAGCCCTCCAGAGCAACGAATGATGGCTTCATCATCAATTCTGACAAGAGCCGAACCACATTCAGGACATTCTGTTGGCATTCTAAATTTCTTAATTGTCTTGGGCCTTTTATTAATAAGCACCCTTACAATTTCAGGGATCACATCCCCTGCTCTTCGAACGCTTACTATATCTCCAATATGAACATCTTTGCGAGTCATCTCATCTTCATTATGAAGGGTTGCATTCGTGACAGTCACTCCACCTACAAAAACTGGTTTCAACCTTGCTACAGGTGTTATAGCACCTGTACGACCAACTTGAACATTGATGTCTAAAATTTCAGTTAAGGCTTCTTCTGCAGGAAATTTATGCGCTATAGCCCATCGAGGAGCGCGAGATAAAAAACCCAGCTCATTTTGATAGTTAAACGAATTAACTTTGTATACAACACCATCAATATCATAGGCTAATGCGTTCCTTAACTTTGATACTTTGTCATAAAAACTTTGCAACCCTTTTACACCTTTAACACTTGTAGACAAATCAGAAATAGGCAAATTAAATTGCTTTAAAAGCTGAATTGTTTGTGTATGAGTTTTTAAATTTAAATTGGGTTCGCATACACCGAGACCATAAGAAAAAAATGTAAGTGGTCTTGTTGCAGTTATCCTTGGGTCAAGCTGCCTTAAACTTCCTGCTGCAGCATTTCTCGGATTTGCAAATTGTTTTTCGCCCAAAGACTCCTGTTTTTGATTTAGCAATTCAAAATCTTTCTTAAGCATTAAGACCTCACCCCTTACCTCTAGGAGCTTAGGTGGATGAATGTAATTTAGTTTGGTTGGTATGGAGCGAATAGTTTTTAAATTATGTGTGACATTTTCCCCTGTATAGCCATCACCACGGGTTGCTCCTTGCACAAAAATACCATTCTCGTAAGTAAGTGTGATTGCAAGTCCGTCGAATTTTGGTTCAACCGCATACTCAACTTCGTCGATGCCAATATCATCTTTTATGCGCTTATCAAAAGCTATAAGCTCATCCTCATCGAAAGCATTATTTAAAGATAGCATTGCTTGACGGTGAATGACGCTTTCAAAAGCATCTAGTGCCTTACCCCCTACCCTTTGAGAAGGAGAATCAGGCCGAATGAGTTCTGGATTCTCATTCTCTAAATCAACAAGTGACCTAAAAATTTTATCGTATTCAAAATCTGAGATAGAAGGATTATCTAAAACGTAATATTGATAATCGAATGTGCTTATCTTTTCGATTAGCTCTTGAATTTTATCCTTAATATTTTCTTTATTT from Candidatus Methylopumilus universalis harbors:
- a CDS encoding MBL fold metallo-hydrolase, encoding MQPTELTILGAGSSAGTPVVGCHCQTCISTNPKNKRTRCSSLIKLGTGEHILIDTSPDLRFQSLRESIPKVDAVLYTHTHADHLHGIDDLRAFCQIHKMQIPIYGKKDALDHIALKFGYALGEPKGFWEMPVLKAMPIQSPFHLFSEIVTPIPVMHGKAEIYGYRIGNFAYLTDVSHIPEDSLKLLEGLDILLLDCLRLKEHHTHINLEQSLMFANQIKAKKTYLIHMTHDLEYESLKKELPDHIDVGYDGLKITIN
- a CDS encoding outer membrane protein; amino-acid sequence: MKNASYLFFLYLLLISSSIIAGERYDHSGIYLGLGAEKSWIHNQIRTVSPNGGSQGTLGGGTLTFTCGHYAIGCGGGESINLNDASIAPFFGIQKQFSNNIVLGIEAKYDSLSASQQKIPPSSFNNDIASVKIKNIATIAAKFGYAFQATNPILDNVLIYGRLGYASGRSETDLSDQEGDHQMQGNKITQHGVAYGFGVEKPLGFVYKSLENTLIGIEYARINLNSKTNSAIDNYFEGPIDGQGVASKSDIDSLTFKLQYKFKGL
- a CDS encoding tetratricopeptide repeat protein — its product is MKFTTQFLLMLLSLFISTNIYSKEAIKTCDELLSDNQYEEALKTKKGEFKSTFCHGQVNLRLKNFDEAIKNFKLAGKLSKSDTDHFMADLLVGMALKEAKRLDDALIHFNNSYSFIKANKTFKRLYLVEIAETLLLLSKYDEAVNTFLEAYAFAANDEERASNLDRTAFSYALLKNYTKAVEYELKANMAFDRTGLLGEYVESGINLALYYSEANDQASAERTLLKFEKFSRENGGMYYLAKVLFTQSNYYKKKSNMDLSKSKLDEANKIANDIGAEDLKTLFKTL
- the ligA gene encoding NAD-dependent DNA ligase LigA; amino-acid sequence: MKANKENIKDKIQELIEKISTFDYQYYVLDNPSISDFEYDKIFRSLVDLENENPELIRPDSPSQRVGGKALDAFESVIHRQAMLSLNNAFDEDELIAFDKRIKDDIGIDEVEYAVEPKFDGLAITLTYENGIFVQGATRGDGYTGENVTHNLKTIRSIPTKLNYIHPPKLLEVRGEVLMLKKDFELLNQKQESLGEKQFANPRNAAAGSLRQLDPRITATRPLTFFSYGLGVCEPNLNLKTHTQTIQLLKQFNLPISDLSTSVKGVKGLQSFYDKVSKLRNALAYDIDGVVYKVNSFNYQNELGFLSRAPRWAIAHKFPAEEALTEILDINVQVGRTGAITPVARLKPVFVGGVTVTNATLHNEDEMTRKDVHIGDIVSVRRAGDVIPEIVRVLINKRPKTIKKFRMPTECPECGSALVRIDDEAIIRCSGGLVCPAQQKQSIIHFASRKAMDIEGLGDKSVEQLVTVGLIHELPDIFKLKLEQLINLDRMAEKSSRNLLDAIEKSKSTSLPRFIYALGIRNVGESTAKDLAGFYGDLDEIMKQTEESLQIVPDIGPTVAKSISDFFRQTKSREVINSLIGLGVHWPKYDIKKSSSGIFATKTFVLTGTLPSMSREEAKSIIEMNGGKVVGSVSKKTDYVVAGSDAGSKLTTAQELGLKIISQQELLKLII